A genomic stretch from Planctomycetaceae bacterium includes:
- a CDS encoding methyl-accepting chemotaxis protein: protein MKSASTVRLGTSSEDIVKNAFRGRHAQTDRVFMYLLPLQGFALILMAVLLTPYTWNGTESSIHVHVWVSATLGMLITAFPAFLAWLRPGEQSTRLIIGVAQTMITAVLIHVGGGRIEMHFHAFVSLAILAAYLDVGVIVAATLTLALDHLVRGIYFPQSVFGIAEVQLLRILEHVLWVVFEDVILILTIVQSRSKYKSLYQTFAAINRCVRAMDIDPDYAQFAIQSGAEGLLSHEAVEKGLLLIRNGMLRVQHSVSDIDSQTGVLSQTASSAVDVVETGTERAEISREVMRRLNSSVEEISASIAEINTIAEQTRLLALNATIEAARSNSSAGAGFAVVARQVKELSVKASVAASRITRTARLCEERVGESLETTDDIARQLDEVKAIVRSTDETICRIREETSSSSMRMARMVRAFDVGADIDLGAPNHDHALRRPPGQAEFGEMMS, encoded by the coding sequence ATGAAGTCTGCATCAACGGTTCGGCTCGGGACGTCATCGGAAGACATTGTCAAAAACGCATTTCGGGGGAGGCATGCACAGACCGATCGGGTCTTCATGTACCTGCTGCCGTTGCAGGGATTCGCGCTTATTCTGATGGCTGTGCTGCTCACGCCATACACATGGAATGGAACAGAATCGTCCATCCATGTTCATGTCTGGGTTTCTGCCACGCTGGGCATGTTGATTACTGCTTTTCCCGCATTCCTTGCCTGGCTACGTCCGGGGGAGCAGAGTACTCGATTGATCATCGGTGTTGCCCAGACAATGATCACTGCGGTGTTGATCCATGTCGGTGGCGGTCGTATCGAAATGCACTTCCATGCATTCGTTTCTCTTGCCATTCTTGCCGCATATCTGGATGTCGGTGTGATTGTCGCTGCGACGCTGACTCTTGCTCTGGACCATCTTGTCCGTGGAATTTATTTTCCGCAATCCGTATTCGGTATTGCCGAAGTCCAGCTGCTCCGAATTCTGGAACATGTCCTCTGGGTCGTGTTTGAAGATGTGATCCTGATCCTGACAATCGTGCAGAGTCGAAGCAAGTACAAAAGCCTCTATCAGACATTTGCTGCGATCAATCGCTGCGTTCGAGCAATGGATATCGATCCGGACTACGCTCAGTTTGCGATTCAAAGCGGCGCGGAAGGATTGTTGAGCCACGAGGCTGTTGAGAAGGGATTGCTGCTGATTCGAAACGGAATGCTACGGGTGCAGCACTCGGTCAGCGATATTGATTCTCAAACGGGGGTGTTGTCACAGACGGCCAGTTCTGCGGTGGATGTCGTTGAAACCGGAACTGAGCGCGCGGAAATTTCGCGCGAGGTAATGCGCCGACTCAACAGCAGTGTCGAAGAAATTTCGGCGTCGATTGCTGAAATTAATACGATTGCGGAGCAAACTCGACTGCTGGCTTTGAATGCGACGATCGAGGCCGCCCGTTCGAATTCTTCTGCCGGGGCGGGTTTTGCTGTCGTTGCCCGTCAGGTGAAGGAACTTTCAGTCAAGGCCAGCGTTGCGGCAAGTCGGATTACCAGGACGGCTCGGCTTTGTGAAGAACGCGTCGGAGAGAGCCTTGAAACCACAGACGACATTGCCCGCCAGCTTGATGAAGTCAAAGCCATTGTAAGATCGACGGATGAAACGATCTGCAGGATCCGCGAAGAAACAAGTTCTTCTTCGATGCGGATGGCACGGATGGTGAGAGCTTTTGATGTCGGTGCTGATATCGATCTGGGAGCTCCCAATCATGACCACGCCCTGCGTCGTCCTCCGGGGCAAGCTGAATTCGGTGAAATGATGTCCTGA
- a CDS encoding serine/threonine-protein kinase has protein sequence MAEHSENSNDGSPPKRTQRLGDFELKRKLGKGGMGEVFLARQTSLDRLVALKTLSKELAKREDFVQRFQREAKSMAKLDHPNIVKVYAVDTFKGLHFAAIEYIDGKSAQDWLDQLEKLEISDATHIALICAEGLRHAHELNMVHRDIKPDNILITSKGIVKVADFGLAKAMDEDVSMTQSGTGLGTPLYMAPEQARNAKHVDQRSDIYALGATLYHLLTGRLPYCGTSTLELIMAKERGIYPSAKSLRPDIPEKLDLIIDKMMAKDPAHRYKNCELLIRDLSALGLHSSVLSFIEGAEPVSVVLSGAQTVVGGMTNVSPTARTSKSVARKSRADSNARTQLATTPSRVWFVQFENSEGDPVVEKHSTGRILKMIAAGILTAKARGKATADGTYLPLAQFPEFTEAIEKQLARQTAAVRKEDLNSLYSKVAKAEANRHKWRTAKNFLRNLVGATSLIIWIGVILVVGGLLFVYGGELVKSAAGSLGFDLPADSSSNNSAGEVEQ, from the coding sequence GTGGCTGAACACTCCGAAAACTCGAATGATGGTTCACCCCCAAAACGCACCCAGCGTCTCGGTGATTTCGAACTGAAGCGCAAGCTTGGCAAAGGTGGTATGGGCGAGGTCTTTCTGGCCCGGCAGACCAGCCTCGATCGGCTGGTCGCCCTCAAAACCCTCTCAAAAGAGCTTGCGAAAAGAGAGGACTTTGTCCAGCGCTTCCAGAGAGAAGCCAAGTCAATGGCAAAGCTCGACCATCCCAACATCGTCAAAGTCTATGCGGTCGACACGTTCAAAGGCCTGCATTTTGCTGCCATCGAGTACATCGATGGTAAGAGTGCACAGGATTGGCTGGACCAGCTGGAAAAACTCGAAATCAGTGATGCCACGCACATTGCGCTGATCTGTGCCGAAGGGCTGAGGCACGCTCATGAGCTGAACATGGTGCATCGTGACATCAAGCCCGACAACATACTCATTACCAGCAAAGGAATCGTCAAAGTTGCGGACTTTGGGCTGGCCAAGGCGATGGACGAAGACGTCTCAATGACTCAAAGTGGAACCGGGCTGGGTACCCCGCTTTACATGGCGCCAGAACAAGCGAGAAATGCAAAACACGTCGATCAGCGAAGCGACATTTATGCACTGGGAGCAACCCTTTATCATCTGCTGACCGGTCGACTCCCGTATTGCGGGACTTCGACGCTGGAATTGATCATGGCCAAAGAAAGGGGAATCTACCCTTCGGCAAAAAGCCTCCGGCCGGACATCCCGGAGAAGCTGGACTTGATCATCGACAAGATGATGGCAAAGGACCCCGCTCATCGATACAAGAACTGTGAGCTGTTGATTCGCGACCTCAGTGCACTGGGCCTGCACAGCTCCGTGCTGAGTTTTATCGAGGGAGCTGAACCTGTATCTGTCGTGCTTAGCGGAGCGCAGACGGTTGTAGGAGGTATGACCAACGTTTCACCGACGGCCCGCACATCAAAGTCGGTTGCCCGTAAGAGCAGGGCGGACTCGAATGCAAGGACGCAGCTGGCCACAACACCTTCGCGAGTCTGGTTTGTTCAGTTTGAGAATTCAGAAGGCGATCCGGTCGTCGAAAAACACTCGACGGGGCGAATTCTGAAGATGATCGCTGCAGGAATCCTCACCGCAAAAGCCAGAGGAAAGGCAACCGCCGACGGCACATACCTGCCTCTCGCACAGTTCCCCGAATTCACCGAAGCGATTGAGAAACAATTGGCACGGCAGACAGCCGCTGTTCGTAAGGAAGACCTGAACAGCCTTTACTCAAAGGTGGCAAAGGCAGAGGCAAATCGACATAAGTGGCGGACTGCAAAGAATTTCCTGCGAAACCTTGTCGGTGCAACATCTCTGATTATCTGGATTGGCGTCATTCTTGTCGTTGGCGGCCTTCTGTTTGTCTATGGCGGCGAACTTGTGAAGTCTGCCGCTGGCTCCCTTGGGTTTGATCTGCCGGCAGACAGCTCATCAAACAATTCAGCTGGCGAAGTTGAGCAATAG
- a CDS encoding UDP-N-acetylglucosamine--N-acetylmuramyl-(pentapeptide) pyrophosphoryl-undecaprenol N-acetylglucosamine transferase has translation MNTPKSGHSTPIKSRLRICFAGGGSGGHINAGIAIAEALIADRSVDLLFLTSAREIDSKITSLFAGSLPASSVCHQIALPLRTSLPLPANTGRTWFSPSAVLQAGKWTVSLLNSFRIAVRALKRHQPEMIVGLGGFASLPTVAAASLLGIPVYLLEQNSVPGKANRICSRWAAEMWTGWTIDPAWSQTIRCPQKQTGIPLRQGFTCLQSRRKEKPAHTRTATRILITGGSLGARRLNELSLNALQQIKLPDHRVHVIHQTGNQWSAGDANTRISDSVDYLALPFLNNPAQEMADCDLVICRAGSMTLAEIAWIGIPAIIVPLGQSADLHQQANARAYQNEFEAVVIDEHSPEAAGQIVRLILAFAESGHLMDTGCPQSHSVGTNSDRTPFNNAAQRIASLIIAAAETAD, from the coding sequence GTGAATACACCAAAGAGCGGCCACTCAACTCCAATTAAATCGCGACTTCGTATTTGCTTTGCGGGAGGTGGTTCGGGTGGGCATATCAACGCCGGAATTGCCATCGCAGAGGCCCTGATCGCTGATCGATCTGTCGACTTGCTGTTTCTGACCAGTGCCCGGGAAATTGACAGCAAGATCACGTCTTTATTCGCAGGTTCCCTGCCTGCATCATCCGTGTGTCATCAGATAGCACTGCCACTGCGAACAAGCCTGCCTCTTCCCGCCAACACGGGACGAACCTGGTTTTCTCCCTCCGCCGTTTTACAAGCCGGCAAATGGACCGTTAGCTTACTGAATTCATTCAGAATTGCCGTGAGGGCTTTGAAACGCCATCAGCCGGAAATGATTGTCGGGCTGGGGGGATTTGCCAGTCTGCCAACGGTGGCTGCCGCGAGCCTGCTTGGCATCCCGGTTTATCTGCTGGAGCAGAACAGCGTTCCGGGAAAGGCGAACCGAATCTGCTCTCGATGGGCCGCCGAAATGTGGACTGGCTGGACCATCGATCCAGCATGGTCTCAGACAATTCGTTGTCCCCAAAAACAAACGGGCATTCCTCTCCGACAGGGCTTTACCTGTCTGCAATCGCGCAGAAAGGAAAAACCCGCGCATACCCGTACCGCCACGCGAATTCTGATTACCGGAGGAAGCCTTGGAGCAAGGAGGCTGAACGAACTCAGCCTAAACGCACTTCAGCAGATTAAGCTTCCGGACCATCGCGTCCACGTCATACATCAGACAGGGAATCAATGGTCAGCCGGAGATGCGAATACCAGAATTTCTGACAGTGTCGACTACTTGGCTCTACCATTTCTCAACAACCCTGCTCAGGAAATGGCGGACTGCGATCTTGTTATCTGCAGAGCGGGTTCCATGACGCTGGCAGAAATTGCCTGGATCGGTATCCCCGCCATCATCGTTCCGCTTGGACAATCGGCAGACCTGCACCAGCAGGCAAACGCTCGCGCCTATCAGAACGAATTCGAAGCGGTCGTCATTGACGAGCACAGCCCGGAAGCTGCTGGCCAAATTGTGCGCCTTATTCTGGCCTTCGCTGAATCGGGACATCTGATGGATACCGGCTGCCCACAAAGCCATTCTGTGGGAACCAACAGCGATCGCACCCCGTTCAACAATGCAGCGCAACGAATCGCATCATTGATTATCGCAGCGGCAGAAACTGCCGACTGA
- the nadC gene encoding carboxylating nicotinate-nucleotide diphosphorylase: MVVVFDEATRSSAQRLVGMALDEDLRDVGDITSLSTIAADLSASVNIVARESGVISGGAIVPIVLEQLNAAVEVRIDVPDGDAVQPGTVIASLSGNVRSLLTAERTILNFMIHLSGVASRTAQFVREVNGTKAVILDTRKTFPGYRLLHKYAVRCGGGHNHRMGLFDGILIKDNHLAARGDRNVGSAVASARTFLASRGDSIPIEIEVDTLDQLRFALVEHPEIVLLDNMSIQQLEESIRLRDQLSASTLLEASGGISLETVGAIARTGVDRISIGGLTHSATALDLGFDWPW; the protein is encoded by the coding sequence ATGGTAGTCGTGTTCGATGAAGCCACAAGGTCTTCAGCACAACGATTAGTTGGAATGGCTCTGGACGAAGATCTGCGAGACGTCGGAGATATCACCAGCCTGTCAACGATCGCTGCCGACCTCTCTGCATCCGTCAATATTGTGGCCCGTGAGTCAGGTGTGATTTCCGGAGGGGCCATCGTTCCGATCGTCCTTGAGCAATTGAATGCAGCTGTGGAGGTTCGAATCGATGTGCCCGACGGTGACGCAGTCCAGCCGGGAACTGTGATCGCATCGCTGTCTGGTAATGTCAGGTCACTTCTGACGGCAGAACGGACGATTTTGAATTTCATGATCCATCTGAGCGGGGTCGCCAGCAGGACAGCGCAGTTCGTCCGGGAAGTGAACGGAACGAAGGCTGTAATTCTTGACACCAGAAAAACGTTCCCCGGATACCGGCTACTGCACAAGTATGCGGTCCGCTGCGGTGGCGGCCACAATCACCGAATGGGGTTGTTCGATGGGATCCTGATCAAGGACAACCATCTTGCTGCACGCGGCGATCGAAACGTTGGTTCTGCGGTCGCATCGGCCCGCACGTTTCTTGCGAGTCGAGGGGATTCGATTCCCATCGAAATCGAAGTAGATACGCTTGATCAACTCAGATTTGCGCTGGTTGAACACCCGGAAATCGTCTTACTGGATAATATGTCGATCCAGCAGCTTGAAGAATCCATTCGACTGCGCGACCAGCTTTCAGCTTCCACGCTGCTGGAGGCCTCCGGGGGGATTTCGCTGGAAACCGTTGGTGCCATTGCCCGAACGGGAGTTGATCGCATCAGTATTGGCGGTCTCACACATTCGGCCACCGCACTGGATCTTGGCTTTGACTGGCCGTGGTGA
- the ald gene encoding alanine dehydrogenase codes for MIVGLPREIKADEYRVAMLPIGAEELTLAGHTVLVEKGAGLGSGIPDEQYIEAGAQIIETHEEVFSQSELIVKVKEPLASEWSLLRKGQILFTYFHFAADEVLTRNVMESKATAVAYETLRGRSGDLPLLTPMSEVAGRMSIQEGAKYLERPQEGRGILLGGVPGVEPAHIAILGGGVVGKNAARIAAGFQADVAILDVNVDRLRYLEDIMPPNVNTLFSDRHNIREQLRKADLVIGGVLIPGARAPRLVTAEDLKLMKPGAVVIDVCIDQGGCLETSRPTTHGEPTYIVDDIVHYCVTNMPGAVGRTSTYALCNVTFPYVFRIASHGLMKACGQDPGLAAAVNILEGNVTNKAVAETFSIPWKEFKAI; via the coding sequence ATGATTGTCGGACTCCCTCGCGAAATCAAAGCAGATGAATATCGAGTTGCAATGTTGCCGATCGGGGCCGAAGAACTGACGCTCGCCGGGCATACCGTACTGGTAGAAAAAGGCGCTGGTCTGGGCAGTGGAATACCGGATGAGCAATACATCGAAGCCGGGGCTCAGATCATTGAGACCCACGAAGAGGTCTTCTCGCAGTCAGAATTGATTGTGAAAGTCAAAGAGCCTTTGGCCTCTGAATGGTCCCTGCTGCGAAAAGGGCAGATTCTGTTTACCTACTTCCATTTTGCCGCGGATGAAGTCCTCACCCGAAACGTGATGGAAAGCAAAGCCACAGCAGTCGCCTATGAAACACTGCGAGGTCGCAGCGGAGACCTGCCACTACTGACGCCGATGAGCGAAGTAGCAGGGCGCATGAGCATACAGGAAGGTGCCAAGTATCTGGAACGACCACAGGAAGGCCGAGGAATTCTGCTGGGTGGCGTGCCTGGCGTCGAACCTGCTCACATCGCAATTCTGGGTGGCGGTGTCGTTGGAAAAAATGCCGCCCGAATTGCCGCGGGCTTTCAGGCGGATGTCGCAATCCTTGACGTCAACGTGGATCGATTGAGGTACCTGGAGGATATCATGCCGCCCAACGTGAACACCCTCTTCAGTGATCGTCACAATATTCGAGAACAGTTGAGGAAGGCGGATCTTGTGATCGGAGGCGTCCTGATACCCGGAGCACGCGCGCCGCGACTGGTCACTGCAGAAGACCTGAAACTGATGAAACCGGGCGCGGTGGTCATTGATGTCTGTATCGACCAGGGTGGGTGCCTCGAAACATCCCGGCCAACAACACACGGCGAACCAACGTACATTGTGGATGACATTGTGCATTACTGTGTCACAAACATGCCAGGCGCTGTCGGCCGAACCAGCACGTACGCCCTCTGCAACGTCACATTTCCCTATGTATTCAGAATTGCCAGCCATGGTCTGATGAAAGCGTGTGGCCAGGACCCCGGACTTGCCGCCGCGGTCAATATTCTGGAAGGAAATGTCACCAACAAGGCGGTTGCCGAAACATTCAGCATTCCGTGGAAAGAATTCAAAGCGATCTGA
- the nrdR gene encoding transcriptional regulator NrdR — MRCPFCMFDESKVIDSRTSADFSIRRRRECLSCARRFTTYERIEESPIKVIKKDGSRVAFDKDRIRAGVEKACYKRPISAEQIDQLVGDVEAAIYEDGLREVPSRRIGELVFNLLRDLDKVAFVRFASVYREFKDVHDFVDELQPILENRRREP; from the coding sequence ATGCGATGTCCATTTTGCATGTTTGACGAATCGAAAGTCATCGATTCCCGCACGAGTGCGGATTTCTCGATTCGTCGACGACGGGAATGCCTCTCCTGCGCACGGCGATTCACGACCTACGAAAGAATTGAGGAATCGCCGATCAAAGTGATCAAGAAAGACGGCTCACGCGTGGCATTCGATAAAGATCGAATCCGGGCGGGCGTTGAAAAAGCATGCTACAAGCGGCCCATCAGCGCAGAACAAATCGATCAACTTGTTGGTGATGTCGAAGCAGCCATTTACGAAGATGGTCTGCGAGAAGTCCCTTCCCGACGGATTGGTGAGCTCGTCTTTAATCTGTTACGGGACCTCGACAAAGTTGCGTTTGTCAGATTCGCCTCGGTTTACCGCGAATTCAAAGACGTTCACGATTTCGTAGATGAATTACAACCCATCCTCGAGAACCGGCGGCGCGAGCCTTAG
- a CDS encoding BBP7 family outer membrane beta-barrel protein has translation MLRPNLYSLLASVVILISASSQAAAQYGPAPYGGMPYGSYESGHQPFIQMPQSGRQAPIVDHYVESAPALWDDSRPIEHFLTEVSRRSWIRVEYLHWNARDLGNSKIGAPVAGLRTEQFEGFDNLNGGLSVGTSIIEDNGQLSLNNIPGVRGTWGLDLNGGAAELSFFGTSDREDTYANRNIRNFRSPLAPELGNVFSPNVIIPLLNNGGVSDVATLNGIVIDKSIEVSMSSQIWGAEASLLTEAYLPGEGFKWQWLGGFRYLNLDEAWNLDGRYDAGGTVTERVTRVISNTSNHVYGPEVGGRASIVSRWMTLSVTPRIAFALNDNSAAVTSDALGTGIATRYTKSEVDFTTVTQVSFAGEVHLNPHFSLFGGYDFMWMPRITRPYENINWNSQNAPAGGFIPDIQLGKRMKNYVLDGFSVGAVFRY, from the coding sequence ATGCTCCGTCCGAACCTGTACTCGCTGTTGGCCTCCGTGGTCATCCTGATTTCTGCATCCAGCCAGGCAGCGGCACAATACGGGCCTGCCCCCTATGGAGGCATGCCGTACGGCTCATACGAGTCAGGACATCAGCCATTCATTCAGATGCCGCAATCCGGCCGTCAGGCGCCGATCGTCGACCATTATGTCGAGAGCGCACCTGCATTGTGGGACGATTCCCGGCCAATCGAACACTTCCTGACGGAAGTCTCTCGACGCAGCTGGATCAGGGTAGAGTACCTGCACTGGAATGCCCGGGACCTTGGGAACAGTAAGATCGGAGCTCCCGTTGCAGGGCTTCGGACTGAACAGTTTGAAGGTTTCGACAACCTGAATGGCGGACTGTCTGTAGGTACTTCGATCATCGAAGACAACGGACAACTTTCACTGAACAATATTCCGGGCGTTCGCGGAACCTGGGGTCTGGATCTGAATGGTGGTGCGGCCGAGTTGAGCTTCTTTGGCACGTCGGATCGCGAAGATACATATGCCAATCGCAATATTCGCAACTTCCGAAGTCCGCTCGCACCGGAACTGGGAAATGTGTTCTCGCCGAACGTCATCATTCCTCTGCTGAACAACGGTGGTGTTTCGGATGTCGCAACACTGAATGGGATTGTCATCGACAAGAGCATTGAGGTTTCGATGAGTTCACAGATTTGGGGAGCCGAAGCCAGTCTTCTGACAGAAGCATATCTGCCGGGCGAAGGCTTCAAATGGCAGTGGCTTGGCGGATTCCGCTACCTGAATCTTGACGAAGCATGGAATCTGGATGGACGTTACGATGCGGGCGGAACTGTGACTGAACGAGTGACTCGTGTTATCTCCAATACGTCGAATCATGTCTATGGCCCGGAAGTCGGAGGACGAGCCTCCATTGTCAGTCGATGGATGACACTGAGTGTGACTCCGCGAATTGCATTTGCCCTGAACGACAACTCTGCAGCTGTCACCTCAGACGCTCTGGGCACTGGTATTGCAACCCGATATACCAAAAGCGAAGTAGACTTCACGACCGTGACACAGGTCAGCTTTGCCGGTGAAGTCCATCTGAACCCGCACTTTTCACTCTTCGGGGGATATGACTTCATGTGGATGCCAAGGATCACTCGTCCCTACGAGAACATCAACTGGAATAGCCAGAATGCCCCTGCGGGCGGTTTCATACCAGACATTCAACTGGGCAAGCGGATGAAGAACTACGTACTGGACGGCTTCAGTGTCGGTGCAGTATTCCGCTACTAA
- a CDS encoding FHA domain-containing protein yields the protein MFGELNPTGGGDPIPLLGRKLLIGRRSSCDIVLAFPNVSSHHCELELKDGYWHVRDLGSSNGVLVNGEKCIMKPLYPGDELGVGKYHRFKVEYVVGADAKAPAEEEETSMSLLEKAGLQAQQSEDARSPEAREELKRRKQSRRLSAEDAFIIEWYPEI from the coding sequence ATGTTCGGCGAACTGAATCCAACCGGCGGAGGTGATCCAATCCCGCTGCTCGGCCGTAAACTGTTGATTGGACGAAGATCATCGTGCGACATCGTCCTCGCATTTCCCAACGTCTCGTCCCACCATTGTGAGCTGGAACTGAAAGACGGTTACTGGCATGTCCGCGATCTTGGAAGCAGTAACGGGGTGCTTGTGAACGGTGAAAAATGCATTATGAAGCCCCTGTATCCCGGCGATGAACTGGGGGTTGGGAAGTATCACCGTTTTAAAGTTGAATATGTCGTCGGGGCAGATGCGAAAGCCCCGGCCGAGGAAGAAGAAACTTCGATGAGCCTGCTTGAGAAAGCCGGCCTGCAGGCGCAGCAGTCCGAAGATGCCAGAAGCCCGGAAGCGCGGGAAGAGTTGAAACGTCGAAAACAATCCCGGCGTCTCTCTGCTGAAGACGCCTTCATCATCGAATGGTACCCGGAAATCTAA
- a CDS encoding pseudouridine synthase: MSSVLPIEVVVDDDAAGAVLSVLRKVIEGSSWKDVRRLLNTRRVSLNGVLCLDEGRKVAAGEVIQVHVDSLPVPPSDKDVVIRWLDQSLVVVEKPSGMLTLRRSTEKNWRPQRKLLQPTLDECVARLVDAKYVRSRSESDSELHSVHRIDRDTSGLLVFARNENVQYKLIEQFAAHDAVRRYLSLIPGSIEDQSVRSCFIRDRGDGLRGSSPDGRTGQHAVTHFRTLRSLGALSELECSLETGRTNQIRIHLAELGHPVCGDIKYRGPMGSEPVKDESGVPRLALHATQLRFVHPVTGELLHFESPWPMDMQRFLNRIPSVST, translated from the coding sequence GTGTCGAGCGTATTGCCAATTGAAGTTGTTGTTGACGACGATGCGGCCGGAGCGGTTTTGTCGGTGTTACGAAAAGTCATCGAAGGATCGTCCTGGAAGGATGTTCGACGATTACTGAATACTCGACGCGTGTCCCTGAACGGCGTTCTGTGCCTGGATGAGGGCCGCAAAGTGGCCGCCGGAGAAGTCATTCAGGTGCACGTGGACTCGCTGCCGGTGCCACCTTCCGACAAGGACGTTGTGATACGATGGCTCGACCAGTCGCTGGTGGTTGTCGAAAAACCGTCGGGCATGCTGACTCTGCGACGCTCAACGGAAAAAAACTGGCGCCCGCAGAGAAAGCTGTTACAACCCACTCTGGACGAGTGTGTTGCTCGCCTGGTCGATGCAAAGTACGTTCGTTCAAGATCTGAGAGTGATTCTGAATTGCATTCGGTGCATCGCATCGATCGGGATACCAGTGGATTGCTGGTCTTTGCCCGCAATGAGAATGTGCAGTACAAACTGATCGAACAATTCGCCGCACATGATGCCGTCAGGCGATATCTCAGCCTGATTCCGGGAAGCATCGAAGACCAGAGTGTACGAAGTTGTTTCATCCGGGATCGAGGCGATGGATTGCGGGGGAGTTCACCTGATGGGCGGACCGGGCAACACGCCGTCACACACTTCCGCACCTTACGTTCGCTTGGAGCACTGTCGGAGCTGGAGTGTTCGCTGGAAACCGGTCGGACAAATCAAATCCGTATTCATCTGGCAGAACTTGGCCACCCTGTCTGTGGAGATATCAAGTACCGCGGTCCGATGGGAAGTGAACCCGTTAAAGATGAAAGTGGAGTCCCGCGACTGGCACTTCACGCAACGCAACTGAGGTTTGTGCACCCGGTCACAGGAGAATTGCTGCATTTCGAATCGCCCTGGCCGATGGATATGCAGCGATTCCTGAATCGAATTCCCTCTGTCTCCACTTGA
- a CDS encoding class I SAM-dependent rRNA methyltransferase, with amino-acid sequence MAFQRENLSPPASGSIPGVWLKGFTQHPFIYRKRIDRIEDARAGDLVAVYSDNHQLIGYGVYNPRSEIAVRLLWNTPQLPSEEAWTHRLQTAVNLRTSTLRLNEQSSAWRVIHAESDGLSGFVVDRFGEVLSAEAFGLGMYQRSELLLKQLAPMVGAKHWLVRSSPQFLSQEGCDPAELKSEGCPDYVTINEFGTRFRVRFDGSHKTGFFCDQRENRRKLAEFCEGRSVLDLCCYTGGFSVQAKTLGKADEVIGVDLDEEPLKVARENANLNQARVRFVQADAFSYMREMIRNDRLFDVVVLDPPKLIRTRTEIEDGTRKHFALNRLAMRLVKPGGLLLSCSCAGLLPEPEFVDLLIAASRQAGEETEPESIGRPARYASRSMQIIAKTGAAPDHPVISSCPETEYLKAVWMIMG; translated from the coding sequence ATGGCCTTCCAGCGCGAAAATCTCTCACCGCCTGCATCGGGATCAATTCCCGGCGTCTGGTTGAAAGGTTTCACACAGCATCCGTTCATTTATCGCAAGCGGATTGATCGCATTGAAGATGCCAGGGCCGGCGACCTGGTGGCTGTCTATTCGGACAATCATCAGTTGATTGGTTACGGAGTCTATAATCCGCGAAGTGAAATTGCCGTTCGATTACTCTGGAATACCCCACAGTTGCCGTCGGAGGAGGCATGGACCCATCGACTGCAAACGGCTGTGAATCTTCGGACAAGCACACTGCGACTGAATGAACAATCCAGCGCATGGCGGGTGATCCATGCAGAATCGGACGGGCTGTCCGGGTTTGTTGTGGATCGATTTGGTGAAGTGCTTTCTGCAGAAGCATTCGGGCTGGGGATGTATCAGCGATCGGAATTGTTACTGAAACAGCTCGCGCCCATGGTTGGAGCGAAACACTGGCTTGTTCGCAGTAGTCCGCAGTTTCTGTCTCAGGAGGGTTGTGACCCGGCAGAGCTCAAATCAGAGGGGTGCCCGGACTACGTGACCATTAATGAGTTCGGGACGCGATTTCGAGTGCGATTCGATGGCAGTCACAAAACTGGTTTCTTCTGTGACCAGCGAGAGAACCGAAGGAAACTGGCGGAGTTCTGTGAAGGCCGGAGTGTTCTGGATCTGTGCTGTTATACGGGCGGATTCTCGGTTCAGGCGAAGACACTGGGAAAGGCTGACGAAGTCATTGGGGTCGATCTGGATGAAGAGCCGCTGAAAGTTGCCCGGGAAAATGCAAATCTGAATCAGGCAAGAGTGCGATTCGTTCAGGCGGACGCGTTCAGTTACATGCGCGAGATGATTCGGAATGACCGATTATTCGACGTGGTCGTCCTGGATCCCCCGAAACTGATTCGGACCCGTACGGAAATTGAGGATGGTACTCGCAAGCACTTTGCCCTGAACCGGCTGGCGATGCGATTGGTAAAACCCGGTGGGCTGCTGCTGAGTTGTTCCTGTGCGGGTTTGCTGCCGGAACCGGAATTCGTAGATCTGCTGATCGCTGCGTCCCGCCAGGCTGGCGAAGAAACTGAGCCGGAGTCCATCGGGCGTCCTGCTCGCTATGCGTCCCGATCCATGCAGATCATTGCTAAAACCGGCGCAGCGCCGGACCATCCCGTCATCTCGAGTTGTCCCGAGACAGAGTATCTGAAGGCGGTTTGGATGATCATGGGGTAA